In Pseudomonadota bacterium, one genomic interval encodes:
- a CDS encoding efflux RND transporter permease subunit, with translation MVDLKSTTGDLPSLAIRRPVLVLVANLLIVIAGLAALGAVEIRELPNVDRPVVSVRAEFPGASPETMDAEVTRILEGAVARVSGLYRLRSASEENSARIFAEFNPGVDLDAAAAEVREAVSRVSRQLPDRVENVFVVKADQDAQPVITVAATSETLTDDALARVVEQDVIPELISIDGVADVTVSGSRRRQLRVVVDPLRLTSFNLSMNDVEAVLREAPFDVPAGSLRSDVQELLVRANASVTTAQQVRELMLTPQVRLDDVANVYFGPADANQFSRLNGLSVIGLGVIRQAGSNTISIAEAVRSRSAQLERQFKDLSLAVTDDSSTFIVKSIRELLISMALTVSIVISTIWIFLGSARATLVPAVTIPVALIGTLAAIWLGGFSVNNLTLLALLLATGLVVDDAIVVLENIQRKASQGMGARAAAVIGTRQVYFAVIATSAVLISVFIPIAFLPGTAGGLFREFGFVLAVAVAISSFVALSLVPAMASRLASTRSSSPDTTDNSRKRGELLLSVGSLLKTFYLGTLSAALARPLLALLLALGTAAGAAALYPLLDKELLPNEDRGLVRVRASGPDGVGLGYIEGQTQLIERILEPYRDSGEVTDIFTVVGTWDPHRSGVTLPLADWSRRERSQGEIIRELRGKLDNLPGARVSVYGDNSLNLRGQGGGLEFAVTGSDYEEIFEGAKLLAAAITEQSTLVSNPDIGFAPTQPQLAILIDRQRASELGVELAGLASTLTAAIDGVEVVDLNIDDEAVPLLLEASINQINDPTDLMSLHVSTGDGQLVPLTNLVTVTETGVATQLDRHGQRRAIEVDVDLAAGVPLADAVADIERLAAQTLPAGLNLMFRGEAATLEESTRGVAVIYGVALLVVFLVLCAQFEGFMSATVVTLTVPLGVAAALAALFLTGTSINIYSQVGLILLIGLMAKNGILVVEFADQLRDRGMAVKEAITLSAEVRMRPVAMTIVSTVLGALPLILASGAGAEARAAIGWVIFGGLGFAALFTLYVTPVIYLLLGRFGRVRSEEVRKLETEIAQAQQAR, from the coding sequence AGCGGTTGAGATTCGCGAGCTTCCTAACGTCGATCGGCCCGTGGTCAGCGTCCGCGCCGAGTTTCCTGGGGCATCCCCGGAGACGATGGATGCCGAGGTGACCCGAATTCTCGAAGGCGCCGTGGCGCGGGTATCAGGTCTGTATCGGCTTCGATCGGCCTCCGAGGAAAACTCCGCCCGGATCTTTGCGGAATTCAACCCGGGTGTGGACCTCGACGCGGCCGCCGCCGAAGTGCGCGAAGCGGTCAGCCGGGTCAGTCGCCAGCTGCCGGATCGCGTGGAAAACGTCTTTGTCGTGAAGGCTGACCAGGACGCTCAGCCGGTGATTACGGTCGCCGCAACCAGCGAGACGCTCACCGACGACGCGCTGGCTCGAGTCGTTGAGCAGGATGTGATTCCCGAACTGATTTCCATCGACGGCGTGGCTGACGTCACGGTGTCAGGCAGTCGCCGGCGCCAGCTTCGTGTGGTGGTCGACCCGCTCCGCCTGACCAGCTTTAACCTCTCGATGAATGACGTGGAGGCGGTGCTGCGCGAAGCGCCGTTTGACGTGCCGGCGGGGAGCCTCCGTTCGGATGTCCAGGAATTGCTGGTCCGGGCTAATGCCTCGGTAACGACGGCTCAGCAGGTCCGGGAGCTGATGCTCACGCCCCAGGTGAGGCTCGACGACGTGGCTAACGTGTATTTTGGACCGGCGGACGCCAATCAGTTCTCTCGCCTGAACGGCCTGTCGGTCATCGGCCTCGGCGTCATTCGACAGGCGGGCTCTAATACCATCAGCATCGCCGAGGCGGTGCGCAGCCGAAGCGCGCAGCTCGAACGCCAGTTCAAAGATTTGTCGCTGGCGGTGACGGACGACAGTTCGACCTTTATCGTGAAGTCGATTCGCGAACTGCTGATCTCCATGGCGCTGACCGTGTCGATTGTGATCTCCACAATCTGGATCTTCCTCGGCTCGGCTCGGGCCACCCTGGTGCCCGCCGTCACGATACCGGTTGCCTTGATCGGCACCCTCGCGGCGATCTGGCTCGGCGGTTTTTCCGTGAACAACCTGACGCTGCTGGCGTTGCTGCTCGCTACGGGGCTAGTCGTCGACGATGCGATTGTGGTGCTGGAGAACATTCAGCGGAAGGCCAGTCAGGGCATGGGTGCGCGCGCCGCGGCGGTGATCGGCACCCGGCAGGTCTATTTTGCCGTGATCGCCACCAGTGCCGTGCTGATATCGGTCTTCATCCCCATCGCCTTTCTGCCCGGCACCGCCGGCGGCTTGTTCCGCGAGTTCGGCTTCGTGCTTGCCGTGGCGGTGGCTATCTCGAGCTTTGTGGCGCTGTCACTCGTGCCTGCCATGGCGTCCCGGCTGGCCTCGACTCGATCCTCATCCCCGGATACTACGGATAATTCCAGGAAGCGCGGCGAGCTGCTGCTGTCCGTCGGCTCGCTGCTGAAGACGTTTTATCTAGGGACATTGTCCGCGGCGTTGGCGCGGCCGCTGCTGGCGCTGCTGCTGGCCCTGGGCACCGCCGCGGGTGCCGCGGCTTTGTACCCGCTGCTCGATAAGGAGCTGCTGCCGAACGAGGACCGCGGCTTGGTTCGGGTAAGGGCCAGCGGTCCAGACGGCGTTGGCCTCGGCTACATCGAAGGTCAAACCCAGCTGATCGAGCGAATCCTGGAACCCTATCGCGACAGCGGCGAGGTCACGGACATCTTCACCGTCGTGGGTACCTGGGACCCTCATCGCAGCGGCGTGACGCTGCCGCTGGCCGACTGGAGTCGACGTGAACGCAGCCAGGGGGAAATCATCCGGGAGCTCCGTGGCAAACTCGACAACCTGCCCGGTGCGCGGGTCTCGGTTTATGGCGACAATAGCCTCAATCTTCGAGGCCAGGGCGGTGGACTTGAGTTCGCCGTGACCGGCAGTGACTATGAAGAGATCTTTGAGGGTGCCAAGCTGCTCGCCGCCGCGATCACTGAACAGTCGACGCTTGTGAGTAACCCCGACATCGGCTTCGCGCCGACCCAACCGCAGCTGGCCATCCTGATCGACCGCCAACGCGCCAGCGAACTGGGCGTAGAGCTGGCCGGTCTGGCCAGCACGCTGACGGCCGCGATTGATGGCGTTGAGGTGGTTGATCTGAACATCGACGACGAAGCGGTGCCGCTTCTGCTCGAGGCCTCAATCAATCAGATCAACGATCCAACAGATCTGATGAGCCTGCACGTCAGCACGGGTGATGGTCAGCTAGTGCCGCTGACGAATCTGGTAACGGTTACCGAGACCGGCGTCGCCACCCAGCTCGATCGGCACGGCCAGCGTCGGGCGATCGAAGTAGACGTTGATTTGGCGGCGGGTGTGCCGCTCGCCGACGCGGTGGCCGATATCGAACGACTTGCGGCGCAGACGTTGCCGGCGGGCCTCAACCTGATGTTCCGTGGAGAGGCCGCCACTTTAGAAGAGTCGACGCGCGGGGTCGCGGTGATTTACGGCGTTGCGCTGCTGGTGGTGTTCCTGGTGCTCTGCGCGCAATTTGAGGGGTTTATGAGCGCCACTGTCGTGACGCTGACCGTGCCGCTTGGTGTGGCCGCCGCGCTGGCGGCGCTTTTCCTGACCGGCACATCCATCAATATCTATTCTCAGGTGGGCCTGATTCTGCTGATCGGGCTCATGGCCAAAAACGGCATTTTGGTGGTGGAGTTTGCCGACCAGCTCCGCGATCGAGGCATGGCGGTCAAGGAAGCCATCACGTTGAGCGCCGAGGTACGCATGCGCCCTGTCGCCATGACCATCGTATCTACCGTGCTGGGCGCGCTGCCGCTGATTCTGGCGAGCGGCGCTGGCGCGGAAGCGCGGGCTGCCATCGGCTGGGTCATATTCGGCGGGTTGGGTTTTGCCGCATTGTTTACGCTGTATGTGACCCCGGTCATCTACCTGCTCCTCGGGCGCTTCGGCCGCGTCCGTTCCGAGGAGGTTCGCAAGCTGGAGACCGAAATTGCCCAAGCGCAGCAGGCGCGGTAG